The Alteriqipengyuania halimionae genome contains a region encoding:
- a CDS encoding methyltransferase family protein, whose translation MPIIDEDSPQVRFPPPLIFVGSLLLGLLADRLLRLPYLVGTWPQTLGWVLVVLGGVFIGAALGWFYSAGTNPEPWKRDNALVTKGFYRITRNPMYLGMALAGFGIALVLGSFGALGGVALAIVLVDRFVIVREERHLAQIFGEAYTAYRQRVRRWI comes from the coding sequence GTCCGATTTCCGCCGCCGCTGATCTTCGTGGGAAGCCTGTTGCTGGGACTGCTGGCCGACCGACTGCTTCGCCTTCCCTATCTGGTCGGGACCTGGCCGCAGACGCTCGGCTGGGTGCTGGTGGTGCTCGGTGGAGTGTTCATCGGGGCGGCGCTCGGCTGGTTCTATTCGGCCGGTACGAACCCCGAACCGTGGAAGCGCGACAATGCCCTCGTGACGAAGGGCTTCTACCGGATCACGCGCAACCCGATGTATCTGGGCATGGCGCTGGCCGGCTTCGGGATCGCACTGGTGCTGGGTAGCTTCGGAGCGTTGGGCGGCGTCGCACTGGCGATCGTGCTCGTCGATCGTTTCGTGATCGTGCGCGAGGAAAGGCATCTGGCGCAGATTTTCGGCGAGGCGTATACGGCGTACCGCCAGCGCGTGCGTCGCTGGATCTGA
- a CDS encoding DUF938 domain-containing protein yields the protein MHNDSPATLRNRAPIAAILAEELPDEGLILEVASGGGEHATFFAAGFPMLGWQPSDREPEATQAIRARAAGLGLKNLRVPIVLDAALAQWSVHEADAILCINMVHISPWSATTGLFEGASKVLGADAPLILYGPYIEDEVETALSNLDFDRSLKSRDPRWGIRHREEIDALAEETGFKCTRREAMPANNLLLVYRKQ from the coding sequence ATGCATAACGATTCTCCCGCGACCCTGCGCAATCGTGCGCCGATCGCCGCTATCCTTGCCGAAGAATTGCCTGATGAAGGGCTGATCCTGGAAGTAGCGAGCGGCGGCGGAGAGCATGCGACCTTTTTCGCCGCCGGGTTTCCGATGCTGGGATGGCAGCCCAGCGATCGCGAGCCGGAGGCCACCCAGGCGATCCGCGCGCGCGCGGCTGGGCTAGGGCTGAAGAATCTTCGAGTACCGATCGTGCTCGATGCTGCTTTGGCGCAATGGTCGGTTCACGAGGCTGATGCGATCCTTTGCATCAACATGGTCCATATCAGCCCATGGTCTGCGACGACCGGTCTGTTCGAGGGTGCATCGAAGGTGCTCGGAGCCGATGCGCCGTTGATCCTTTACGGTCCGTATATCGAGGACGAGGTCGAGACCGCGCTTTCCAATCTCGATTTCGACCGCAGCCTCAAATCTCGCGACCCGCGCTGGGGAATCCGTCACCGCGAGGAAATAGACGCGCTGGCCGAAGAGACAGGCTTCAAGTGCACGCGACGCGAGGCGATGCCGGCCAACAATCTGCTGCTGGTCTATCGCAAGCAATAA
- a CDS encoding entericidin A/B family lipoprotein, translating into MVRKILIATGTVALALGATACNTVKGVGQDIESVGEAGEDAID; encoded by the coding sequence GCAAAATTCTCATCGCAACGGGCACCGTTGCCCTCGCCCTTGGCGCCACGGCCTGCAACACGGTCAAAGGCGTAGGCCAGGATATCGAGTCGGTCGGCGAAGCCGGAGAAGACGCGATCGATTGA